In Legionella sp. PATHC035, a genomic segment contains:
- a CDS encoding type III pantothenate kinase — protein MILCIDVGNSHIYGGVFDGEEIKLRFRHTSKVTTSDELGIFLKSVLRENNCSPEGIRQIGICSVVPQVDYSLRAACVKYFSLEPFLLQAGVKTGLNIKYRNPIEVGADRIANAIAATHAYPNQNVIVIDFGTATTFCVITAQKAYMGGAILPGVRLSVDALSKNTAKLPAVEIIKIENAVGRSTIESIQSGVFYGAIGACRELIQRLKQEAFGTEKALVLATGGFASLFEKQELYDHLVPDLVLQGIRLAALMNN, from the coding sequence ATGATTCTTTGTATTGATGTTGGAAATTCTCATATCTATGGTGGCGTCTTTGATGGAGAAGAAATAAAGCTTCGTTTTCGCCATACATCGAAAGTCACTACATCAGATGAACTGGGAATTTTTCTAAAAAGTGTATTAAGGGAGAATAATTGCTCTCCTGAAGGCATTAGACAAATTGGCATCTGTTCTGTAGTTCCCCAAGTTGATTATTCACTACGCGCAGCATGTGTTAAATATTTTTCTTTAGAGCCCTTTTTGTTACAAGCGGGGGTTAAAACAGGGTTGAATATCAAATATCGTAACCCTATAGAAGTGGGGGCTGACCGCATTGCTAATGCAATTGCTGCGACGCATGCCTATCCCAATCAAAACGTGATTGTGATAGATTTTGGTACCGCAACTACTTTTTGTGTCATTACTGCTCAAAAAGCCTATATGGGAGGGGCTATTTTGCCAGGGGTTAGACTCTCAGTAGATGCTTTATCAAAAAATACGGCGAAGCTGCCTGCCGTGGAAATAATAAAAATTGAAAACGCAGTTGGGCGTTCAACAATAGAAAGTATTCAGTCTGGTGTTTTTTACGGTGCGATTGGTGCATGCCGAGAATTGATTCAACGTCTGAAACAGGAAGCCTTTGGGACAGAAAAAGCGTTGGTATTAGCTACCGGTGGATTTGCTTCTTTATTTGAAAAACAGGAGTTGTATGACCATCTCGTCCCTGATTTGGTTCTGCAAGGCATAAGATTAGCTGCGCTGATGAACAATTAA
- a CDS encoding 4-phosphoerythronate dehydrogenase, whose product MNILADASLPGLEQAFPKPFHLTKYHHPEEIHQLLVGKEVLLCRATLRVNQSLLKNHSVRYVATATSGTDHLDRLWLNSQNIQIIDAKGSNARAVADYVVACLALLKQQHLIHGNTAGIIGLGKVGSQVAARFQAAGFRVLSYDPPKAARERFHSCSLEDLYQVDLLCIHAELHHTPPYPSANLIDLNFFKHLKPGCIIINAARGGIVNEEELLRASKPLIYCTDVYLNEPEIDKRIIDKATICTPHIAGHSLEAKYAAVSMVSSTLHQLAGLPLPQFAAPELPPRLNLKKNELWFESILNIYNPLRETLFLKQALDQKSAFLDLRKQHQMRHDFSRYPIPSSMDHETKLLLGK is encoded by the coding sequence ATCAATATTCTTGCTGATGCCTCTCTTCCGGGGTTGGAGCAAGCCTTTCCCAAACCTTTTCATTTAACGAAATATCATCATCCTGAGGAAATTCATCAATTACTTGTTGGGAAAGAGGTGCTCTTATGCCGTGCTACGCTAAGAGTAAACCAATCGTTATTAAAAAATCATTCGGTGCGTTATGTTGCTACAGCGACCAGCGGTACGGATCATCTCGATCGTCTTTGGCTTAATTCCCAAAACATTCAAATAATCGATGCCAAAGGCTCTAATGCACGAGCGGTTGCTGATTATGTCGTTGCATGTCTTGCCCTATTAAAACAGCAACATCTGATACATGGAAATACTGCCGGTATTATTGGTCTTGGAAAGGTAGGTTCTCAAGTTGCTGCTCGTTTTCAGGCAGCGGGTTTTCGCGTGTTAAGTTATGATCCACCTAAAGCAGCACGTGAGCGCTTTCACAGTTGCAGTTTAGAAGACTTATATCAGGTTGACCTCTTATGCATCCATGCGGAATTACACCATACTCCACCCTATCCAAGTGCCAATTTAATCGATCTGAATTTTTTTAAGCACTTAAAACCAGGCTGCATCATTATCAATGCGGCACGTGGTGGAATTGTCAATGAAGAGGAACTCCTTCGCGCCTCAAAACCACTTATTTATTGTACTGATGTATACCTCAACGAGCCTGAGATAGACAAACGCATTATTGATAAAGCCACCATTTGTACCCCTCATATCGCGGGCCACAGCCTCGAAGCAAAATATGCTGCGGTTTCTATGGTCAGCTCAACATTACATCAATTAGCAGGACTACCTCTTCCACAATTTGCAGCACCTGAATTACCTCCCCGCTTAAATTTGAAAAAAAATGAACTATGGTTCGAATCGATATTAAATATCTATAACCCTCTCAGAGAAACATTATTCTTAAAACAAGCCTTAGATCAAAAAAGCGCCTTTTTAGATTTACGGAAACAGCATCAAATGCGTCATGATTTTTCTCGTTATCCTATACCATCGAGTATGGACCATGAAACCAAATTATTGCTTGGAAAGTAA
- a CDS encoding DUF4949 domain-containing protein: MSLGIKLSTFAAALVLAGSAFAIDAGCPDLSALQAEGISMSEQIGNDYYIGYSMSNFGSPSEWGFAIGPVQADSSEDAVDASNQILDNMTTPGFPLELDENVLVCLYDTGNPYVYSIAVRGYGISPMKLKQYLLKAHK; encoded by the coding sequence ATGTCTTTAGGAATTAAATTATCTACTTTTGCAGCAGCGTTAGTTCTGGCTGGGTCTGCTTTTGCAATTGATGCAGGTTGCCCTGATCTGAGTGCTCTTCAGGCAGAAGGAATCTCCATGTCTGAGCAAATTGGTAATGACTATTACATCGGTTATTCAATGAGTAACTTCGGCTCACCCTCTGAATGGGGTTTTGCTATCGGACCAGTACAAGCTGATTCAAGTGAAGATGCTGTAGATGCTTCAAATCAAATTCTAGATAATATGACTACTCCTGGATTTCCTTTGGAACTCGATGAAAATGTATTAGTTTGTTTATATGATACAGGCAATCCTTATGTTTATTCTATTGCTGTTAGAGGTTATGGAATTAGTCCAATGAAGTTAAAGCAATACTTGTTAAAAGCCCACAAGTAA
- a CDS encoding amidohydrolase family protein: MINVFDAHFHIIDYRFPLVANQSYLPHAFTVTDYLQIANPLHIVGGAVVSGSFQAFDQTYLVDALQNLGPNFVGVTQLPASVSDEQIIELNQQGIRGIRFNLKRGGSETIEHLREMAHRVYEIAHWHVELYIDSTELTGLTDSLLRLPALSIDHIGLSKKGLSDLFRLVEQGVKVKASGFGRVDFDVAKVLKMIASINPDALMFGTDLPSTRAPQPFKQEDIKLIVDAFDDHMAKKILLTNASEFYRQQL, encoded by the coding sequence ATGATCAATGTATTTGATGCACATTTTCATATTATCGATTATCGTTTTCCCTTGGTTGCTAACCAATCCTACCTGCCTCATGCATTTACTGTGACTGATTACCTTCAAATTGCAAATCCGTTGCATATTGTTGGGGGGGCGGTCGTATCGGGCTCTTTTCAAGCGTTTGACCAAACCTATCTCGTTGATGCTTTGCAAAACTTAGGTCCAAATTTTGTTGGAGTGACCCAATTACCTGCGTCAGTAAGCGATGAACAAATTATTGAATTAAATCAACAAGGGATTCGCGGCATACGATTTAATCTAAAACGTGGGGGTTCAGAAACAATCGAACATTTAAGGGAGATGGCGCATCGAGTGTATGAGATTGCTCACTGGCATGTTGAATTATACATCGATTCTACAGAGCTTACTGGATTAACCGATAGCCTACTTCGCTTACCTGCTTTGAGTATTGACCATATAGGGCTCTCCAAAAAAGGACTTTCTGATTTATTTAGGCTTGTAGAGCAAGGAGTCAAAGTCAAAGCATCTGGATTTGGGCGAGTTGATTTTGATGTGGCTAAAGTTTTAAAAATGATCGCTTCGATTAATCCTGACGCTTTGATGTTTGGTACTGATCTTCCCTCAACACGAGCGCCACAGCCCTTTAAACAGGAAGACATTAAGCTTATAGTGGATGCATTTGATGATCACATGGCTAAAAAAATTTTATTAACCAATGCAAGCGAGTTTTATCGTCAGCAACTTTAG
- a CDS encoding UDP-N-acetylmuramoyl-L-alanyl-D-glutamate--2,6-diaminopimelate ligase, protein MKLSQLLKPWMPHKKSDCIITGLENDSRRIQPGDLFIAYPGAAADGRLFIDKAVSAGAVAIAYDPAHFPEGCVLPETIPCIPVPELATQLAMIAKLFYEDPGRFLSITGVTGTNGKTTIAYQLAQAHHLLGQGAAYIGTIGQGNVNELQLLDNTTPDSLCLQKLLNQYKNQGIRQVCMEVSSHALAQHRVDAIEFNQAVFTNLTLDHLDFHLNMENYAMAKALLFARESLQWAIINQDDAYQQTMASALRPHVKKLTYGIQHDCDVKAVNWSMDIHGTQIEVNSPWGQHQLRIKALGQFNIYNSLAIWSSLLASDYPPAQIIDVMAQLKAAPGRMEIVANAPYVLVDYAHTPDALENALTTLNQLKKGRLWVVFGCGGDRDKTKRPVMGKVASKLADQIIITSDNPRTEDPQEIVNEIADGISNPSNVIQVLNREEAIAYALNEADEHDVILIAGKGHEAYQQIGKVKHTFSDQDVVKRLIEK, encoded by the coding sequence ATGAAACTTTCACAATTATTAAAACCATGGATGCCTCATAAAAAATCGGATTGTATTATTACTGGGCTTGAAAATGACAGCCGTCGCATCCAGCCAGGTGATTTATTTATTGCTTATCCTGGGGCAGCCGCTGATGGCCGATTATTTATAGACAAAGCAGTGTCAGCAGGTGCAGTTGCGATTGCCTATGATCCTGCCCATTTTCCCGAGGGTTGCGTTTTACCTGAGACAATCCCCTGTATTCCTGTTCCTGAATTAGCGACACAACTCGCAATGATTGCAAAATTGTTTTATGAGGATCCGGGGCGTTTTCTGTCCATCACTGGGGTAACCGGAACTAATGGTAAAACCACGATTGCTTATCAGTTAGCTCAGGCCCATCATTTACTGGGGCAGGGAGCTGCATATATTGGCACTATTGGTCAAGGTAATGTAAACGAACTTCAGCTGCTGGATAACACAACACCTGATTCCCTTTGTTTGCAAAAATTATTAAACCAATACAAAAATCAAGGTATAAGACAAGTTTGTATGGAAGTGTCTTCTCATGCGTTGGCACAACATCGTGTCGATGCTATTGAGTTTAATCAGGCTGTATTTACCAATCTAACCCTGGATCATTTAGACTTTCATCTCAACATGGAAAACTATGCAATGGCAAAAGCACTGTTATTTGCTAGAGAGTCATTGCAATGGGCGATAATTAATCAAGATGATGCCTATCAACAAACAATGGCATCGGCGCTCAGGCCACATGTTAAAAAGTTGACTTATGGAATTCAACACGATTGTGATGTAAAAGCGGTAAATTGGTCTATGGATATTCATGGTACTCAAATTGAAGTGAATTCTCCTTGGGGACAGCATCAATTAAGGATTAAAGCGCTAGGGCAATTTAATATTTATAATAGTTTAGCCATATGGAGTAGCTTATTAGCTTCAGATTATCCACCTGCACAAATAATTGACGTTATGGCGCAATTAAAAGCTGCCCCAGGCCGCATGGAAATTGTTGCGAATGCACCTTATGTACTTGTGGATTACGCACATACTCCAGATGCTTTGGAGAATGCTTTGACTACCTTAAATCAATTAAAAAAAGGACGTTTGTGGGTTGTCTTTGGTTGTGGCGGCGATCGGGATAAAACCAAGAGACCGGTGATGGGCAAGGTTGCGAGTAAACTTGCAGATCAAATCATAATTACCAGTGATAATCCCCGCACTGAGGATCCACAAGAGATAGTCAATGAGATAGCAGATGGAATTTCAAACCCATCGAATGTCATTCAAGTCCTTAATCGTGAAGAAGCAATTGCATATGCCTTAAATGAGGCAGATGAGCATGATGTCATTTTGATTGCAGGAAAAGGGCATGAGGCTTATCAGCAAATTGGTAAGGTAAAACATACTTTTTCGGATCAGGATGTAGTGAAAAGATTAATCGAGAAATAA
- a CDS encoding site-2 protease family protein, which translates to MIEFTLIQKICIWALPILLAITLHEAAHAYVAYRCGDTTAKMFGRLSLNPLRHIDPIGTVFIPLLVGILTQFNFVIGYAKPVPINWSQFRHPRRDMILVTLAGPFSNLLMAFLWAACDKIALILNPNTSMAVLFLYATAQAGVFINLILAALNILPIPPLDGSRVVMSLLPPRQAIAYAKIEPYGFFILILLVFTGVLGMILTPLINLGLITLSAIFQI; encoded by the coding sequence ATGATAGAATTTACTTTGATCCAAAAGATATGTATCTGGGCTCTTCCCATTCTACTCGCCATCACCCTGCATGAAGCGGCTCATGCTTATGTCGCCTATCGTTGTGGTGACACCACGGCAAAAATGTTTGGTCGTTTAAGTTTAAATCCGCTGCGACATATTGATCCAATAGGTACGGTATTTATACCTTTATTGGTTGGTATTTTAACTCAATTTAACTTTGTCATTGGTTACGCAAAACCTGTCCCTATCAATTGGAGCCAATTTCGTCATCCTCGCCGCGATATGATCCTGGTAACACTTGCCGGACCTTTTTCTAACCTTTTGATGGCATTTTTATGGGCTGCCTGTGATAAAATCGCCCTAATCTTGAACCCCAATACCTCGATGGCAGTACTCTTTCTTTATGCTACCGCACAAGCCGGTGTATTCATTAATTTGATTTTAGCTGCATTAAATATTCTCCCTATCCCACCACTTGATGGCAGTCGAGTAGTGATGAGTCTTTTACCTCCCAGACAAGCAATTGCCTATGCAAAAATTGAACCTTACGGTTTTTTTATCTTAATCCTTTTAGTATTTACTGGGGTTCTTGGTATGATATTGACCCCTCTGATTAATCTGGGACTCATCACCTTAAGTGCCATTTTTCAAATATGA
- the mraZ gene encoding division/cell wall cluster transcriptional repressor MraZ: MFRGINAITIDTKGRLAIPTRYRSALGAEEKTPLVVTIDTEETCLLLYTATQWQIIEDNLQKLPSFNAAARRIQRLLIGHATDVELDANGRVLLPTVLRTYAQLEKDVVMIGQGNKFEVWNKDLWETRREQWLAEESSGTGGLPDEMKTFSL; encoded by the coding sequence ATGTTCCGTGGAATAAATGCCATCACCATTGATACTAAAGGGCGCTTAGCTATCCCTACGCGTTATCGTTCTGCGTTGGGTGCTGAAGAAAAAACCCCTTTGGTGGTGACTATCGATACCGAGGAAACATGTTTGCTGCTCTACACGGCGACTCAATGGCAAATAATTGAAGATAATTTGCAGAAATTACCCAGTTTTAATGCAGCAGCACGAAGAATTCAGCGTTTATTGATTGGTCATGCGACCGATGTTGAGCTCGATGCAAATGGAAGGGTGTTGTTACCTACAGTTTTAAGAACTTATGCACAGTTGGAAAAAGATGTGGTGATGATAGGCCAAGGAAATAAATTTGAAGTTTGGAATAAGGATCTTTGGGAAACCCGGCGTGAACAGTGGTTGGCTGAGGAAAGCTCTGGAACTGGTGGGTTACCTGATGAAATGAAAACGTTTTCTTTGTAA
- a CDS encoding coiled coil protein gives MPTLKKLTPEVKNALGNKYDFQARYEGLIQKSHEGQLKDNQDAVQYIDDVVKRYKMIKGTSPSSSDLQAKKETYLPLLRAHAAEVGIHTFSKPGDLASRLKELDFEPSKIEEISKGLEQAGDDDLLAILSSLIITSATCDDGHHHHHHHHRSEVIVSTPGYGSHHHYH, from the coding sequence ATGCCAACGTTAAAAAAATTAACGCCGGAAGTGAAAAATGCCTTAGGTAACAAATATGATTTTCAAGCTCGATATGAAGGCTTAATTCAAAAAAGTCATGAGGGTCAACTGAAAGACAATCAGGATGCAGTTCAATACATTGATGACGTTGTAAAAAGATATAAAATGATTAAAGGGACATCACCTAGCTCATCAGATTTACAAGCTAAAAAAGAGACATATTTACCTTTACTCAGAGCACATGCAGCGGAAGTGGGTATCCATACTTTTTCTAAACCAGGAGATTTAGCTTCTCGACTCAAAGAGCTGGATTTTGAACCGAGTAAAATTGAGGAAATTAGCAAAGGATTAGAGCAGGCCGGCGATGATGACTTACTCGCGATTCTCTCGTCATTAATCATAACCAGCGCCACCTGTGACGATGGGCATCACCACCACCATCATCACCATCGATCTGAAGTAATAGTGTCAACTCCGGGTTATGGCTCTCATCATCACTATCACTGA
- the rsmH gene encoding 16S rRNA (cytosine(1402)-N(4))-methyltransferase RsmH, giving the protein MAMHQSVLLHESIKGLAIKSGGIYFDGTFGRGGHSREILRHLNEQGRLYAIDKDLDAIAYATDHFGQDKRFHIFQGSFARIEEFAREADVLGKVDGILLDLGVSSPQLDNPERGFSFMQQGPLDMRMDLSQPMSAARFVNEAEAEEMASVFRLYGEERFAGRIAKAIVAARSIAPISTTLQLAEIVKEANPKWEKHKHPATRVFQAIRIHINQELNDLKSCLEQCINVLAPKGRLAVISFHSLEDRIVKQFMRDKEQGEKPPPEVPIRHEELITNFKRVGKAIMPQESEVKENVRARSAVLRIGEKLA; this is encoded by the coding sequence ATGGCAATGCATCAATCAGTATTACTTCATGAGTCAATAAAAGGCTTGGCCATTAAAAGTGGTGGCATCTATTTTGATGGTACCTTTGGTCGAGGTGGCCATAGTCGAGAAATTTTACGTCATTTAAATGAGCAAGGTCGTTTGTATGCCATAGATAAAGACCTAGATGCCATTGCGTATGCCACGGATCATTTTGGTCAAGATAAGAGGTTCCATATATTCCAAGGCTCATTTGCACGAATTGAGGAATTTGCTCGCGAAGCAGACGTGTTGGGAAAAGTGGATGGCATTTTGTTGGACCTAGGGGTGTCTTCACCGCAGCTGGATAATCCTGAAAGAGGATTTAGCTTCATGCAGCAAGGTCCGTTGGATATGCGTATGGACCTATCTCAACCTATGAGTGCTGCTCGATTTGTTAATGAGGCAGAGGCAGAAGAAATGGCTTCCGTGTTCAGGTTATACGGAGAAGAACGTTTTGCAGGCCGTATTGCTAAGGCGATTGTGGCTGCTCGAAGCATTGCTCCTATTTCTACAACCTTGCAATTAGCGGAAATTGTGAAGGAAGCAAATCCAAAATGGGAAAAGCATAAGCATCCCGCAACTCGTGTGTTCCAGGCGATCCGAATTCATATCAATCAAGAGCTCAACGATTTAAAGAGTTGTTTGGAGCAGTGCATCAATGTATTGGCACCCAAAGGTCGATTGGCAGTGATTAGCTTTCATTCTCTTGAAGATCGCATAGTGAAACAATTTATGCGTGATAAGGAACAAGGGGAAAAACCACCTCCCGAAGTACCCATCCGTCATGAGGAATTAATAACAAATTTTAAAAGAGTAGGTAAGGCGATTATGCCGCAAGAAAGTGAAGTAAAAGAGAACGTCAGGGCTCGAAGTGCTGTATTGAGAATAGGGGAGAAATTAGCATGA
- the ftsL gene encoding cell division protein FtsL — translation MNAAARVINQGTIFNGQLADMQMSKSLYMLIILLIAVLVSALAVVYSTNSYRVTLNKVEQQEQLTHYLQLQWGQLLLEQASLATPARVEELATEKLQMVLPTAKNTYWLQAQQ, via the coding sequence ATGAATGCTGCAGCGAGAGTAATCAATCAAGGGACTATATTTAATGGTCAACTGGCAGATATGCAAATGTCGAAATCATTATACATGCTGATTATATTATTAATTGCTGTATTAGTGAGTGCTTTGGCGGTGGTATACAGTACCAATTCATATCGTGTGACTTTAAACAAAGTGGAGCAACAGGAACAATTAACACACTATTTGCAGTTGCAATGGGGACAGTTGCTTCTGGAGCAGGCCAGCCTGGCCACCCCCGCGCGAGTAGAGGAATTGGCTACCGAAAAATTACAAATGGTTTTACCAACCGCTAAAAATACTTACTGGTTACAGGCACAGCAGTAG
- a CDS encoding peptidoglycan D,D-transpeptidase FtsI family protein, with the protein MKNSTHLNRLIVVSSFFSLLLLVLIWRMVDLTVLHRQFLQGQGNARSLRVVDIPAHRGMIMDRNGTPLAISTPVESVWVNPKEFSPDKEQFMSLAEYLNLTPKQLSKKIVDAENKELEFLYLQRQLPPPLAKKIKTLKIPGVNFQKEFKRYYPDSDSISQLIGFTNVDDQGLEGIELAYQDWLKGVVGKKRVIKDRLGRIIEELGVIKEPRPGRDMALSIDRRLQYLAYSELNKTVEEFAAKSGSVVVVDTENGEILAMANVPSYNPNSRGRYDKDTYRNRAVTDTFEPGSVIKTFSIASALETGLFSPTTIIDTNPSWMIVHGHTVRDIHNYGVLDVTGILQHSSNVGVTKMVLASPPEQLIGLLQRCGFGQRTESTYPGESEGGIVSVKDANPFVLATLSFGYGLSVTALQLAKANMVFANQGKLIPVTLLHNDPPTPGVQVIKPQTAQQVLSMMEAVLGKDGTGKAARVPGYRVAGKTGTARVAGKDGYKDRRYTASFIGIAPVSKPKFVVVVIIHEPSRKGYYAAAVAAPLFAKVMSGALRLFNIPTDELVG; encoded by the coding sequence ATGAAAAACTCAACTCATTTAAATAGACTGATTGTAGTATCTTCCTTTTTTTCTCTGCTTTTGCTCGTTTTGATTTGGCGTATGGTTGATTTAACGGTACTTCATCGACAATTTCTACAAGGTCAAGGTAATGCGCGTAGCTTACGAGTAGTAGATATTCCTGCCCATAGAGGAATGATCATGGATAGGAATGGTACTCCATTGGCAATTAGTACACCGGTGGAATCTGTCTGGGTGAATCCTAAAGAATTTTCACCTGACAAAGAACAATTTATGTCTTTGGCTGAATACTTGAATTTGACTCCCAAACAATTAAGCAAAAAAATAGTAGATGCAGAAAATAAAGAATTGGAATTTCTCTACTTACAAAGACAATTACCCCCTCCTTTAGCTAAAAAAATAAAGACCTTAAAAATCCCTGGTGTTAATTTTCAGAAAGAATTCAAACGTTATTATCCTGACTCAGATAGCATCTCCCAATTGATTGGATTCACTAATGTAGATGATCAAGGCTTAGAGGGAATAGAGCTTGCGTATCAAGATTGGTTGAAAGGTGTTGTTGGAAAAAAAAGAGTCATTAAAGACCGCTTAGGCCGAATTATCGAAGAGTTAGGAGTCATCAAAGAACCACGTCCTGGACGTGATATGGCTTTAAGTATTGATCGACGATTACAATATTTGGCATACAGTGAATTAAACAAAACCGTTGAAGAATTCGCCGCAAAATCGGGTTCTGTAGTCGTTGTTGATACAGAAAACGGTGAGATTTTAGCGATGGCTAATGTTCCTTCTTATAACCCTAATTCACGTGGACGTTACGATAAAGATACTTACAGGAATAGAGCTGTCACGGATACATTTGAACCTGGATCGGTGATTAAGACCTTTAGTATTGCCAGTGCTTTGGAAACAGGTTTGTTTTCACCAACAACAATTATTGACACGAATCCCAGTTGGATGATTGTTCACGGTCACACCGTCCGAGATATCCATAATTACGGTGTTCTGGATGTGACGGGTATTTTGCAGCACTCGAGTAACGTTGGGGTAACGAAAATGGTTTTAGCCAGTCCCCCAGAACAATTGATTGGCTTGCTGCAACGATGTGGTTTTGGACAAAGAACTGAAAGTACTTATCCAGGCGAAAGTGAAGGGGGCATTGTGAGTGTAAAAGATGCGAATCCTTTTGTGTTAGCCACTTTGAGTTTTGGTTACGGATTGTCGGTTACTGCGTTGCAGCTCGCGAAAGCCAATATGGTTTTTGCAAATCAAGGGAAATTAATTCCAGTCACGTTACTGCATAATGATCCACCCACTCCAGGTGTCCAGGTAATAAAACCGCAGACAGCACAGCAGGTTCTTTCCATGATGGAGGCTGTTTTGGGTAAAGATGGTACCGGAAAAGCAGCAAGGGTACCAGGTTATCGAGTAGCAGGTAAAACAGGAACAGCGCGTGTAGCAGGAAAAGACGGTTACAAAGATAGAAGATATACTGCGAGTTTTATAGGTATTGCTCCAGTTTCAAAACCCAAGTTTGTTGTCGTTGTAATCATTCATGAACCGTCCCGTAAGGGGTATTATGCAGCAGCAGTTGCCGCTCCTTTGTTTGCTAAAGTCATGTCGGGAGCCTTGCGATTATTTAATATACCTACTGATGAGTTGGTTGGGTAA
- a CDS encoding DUF4949 domain-containing protein, whose protein sequence is MSLRAKLTTLATALVLSGSACGEEAVCPKLNEIQSVGIEMASQLAYNYFIGYSINNYNTASSWGFAIGPVEAESEEETIEITNDILDQLTAQGIPEHGKNGELVCFYETGDPNLFAIAIKDYVDMSPMKFKQYIHKH, encoded by the coding sequence ATGTCTTTAAGAGCAAAATTAACCACTTTAGCAACTGCTTTGGTTCTTAGCGGATCTGCTTGTGGAGAAGAAGCAGTTTGCCCTAAACTCAATGAAATTCAGTCAGTAGGAATCGAAATGGCTTCCCAACTGGCTTATAATTATTTTATTGGTTATTCAATCAATAATTACAACACCGCTTCAAGCTGGGGATTTGCTATTGGCCCTGTAGAAGCAGAATCTGAAGAAGAAACTATCGAAATAACTAACGACATTTTAGACCAGTTGACTGCGCAAGGAATTCCCGAGCATGGTAAAAATGGTGAGTTAGTTTGCTTCTACGAAACAGGTGATCCCAATCTTTTTGCAATCGCAATTAAAGACTATGTAGATATGTCACCAATGAAGTTTAAGCAATACATCCACAAACACTAA